From Streptomyces chrestomyceticus JCM 4735, one genomic window encodes:
- a CDS encoding phytase — protein sequence MATSRSARTASCLLATALAALAVTAVPSPAGATPSATLPAVAPKAETPALHDDAAGGNADADDPAIWRDSADPGRSLVIATAKQGGLRVYDLDAHEVQSLPAPAAPGPGHAPGRFNNVDLISGLRLSTGRADLAVTSDRGNDRLRFYRIDRDRAGGPLTDVTDPVAPPVFSASQQEIDGQRTAYGLATWTDKASGRSYALVSRRERTTLALLELTPGAGGTVGYRKVRTLDLPAAFRLPNGTSWSPCAEPGELPQVEGMVVDPDNGTLYAGQEDVGIWRLRADLTGAPKLVDKVREYGVPATYDEATEKCVAGADPGYGGKRLTADVEGLTLVTEPGGDGYLLASSQGDNTFVAYDREVSDHNEYEGGFRVTAASAALDGSEECDGAAALAAPLGAKYPKGLLVVQDGHDTPEDAERPSTGFKFVDLGDVLKAVDG from the coding sequence GTGGCCACCTCCCGCAGCGCCCGTACGGCAAGCTGCCTGCTCGCCACGGCACTCGCGGCGCTCGCCGTCACGGCCGTGCCCTCCCCCGCCGGGGCCACCCCGTCCGCCACGCTGCCCGCCGTCGCCCCGAAGGCCGAGACCCCGGCCCTGCACGACGACGCGGCCGGCGGCAACGCCGACGCGGACGACCCGGCGATCTGGCGCGACTCCGCCGACCCGGGCCGCAGTCTGGTGATCGCCACCGCCAAACAGGGCGGCCTGCGGGTCTACGACCTCGACGCACACGAGGTGCAGTCCCTGCCCGCGCCCGCCGCGCCCGGTCCGGGCCACGCGCCGGGCCGCTTCAACAACGTCGACCTGATATCCGGCCTGCGGCTGTCCACGGGCCGCGCCGACCTCGCGGTGACCAGCGACCGCGGCAACGACCGGCTGCGCTTCTACCGGATCGACCGTGACCGGGCCGGCGGCCCGCTCACCGACGTGACGGACCCCGTGGCGCCGCCCGTCTTCTCCGCCTCGCAGCAGGAGATCGACGGGCAGCGGACCGCGTACGGCCTCGCCACCTGGACCGACAAGGCCAGTGGCCGCTCGTACGCGCTGGTCAGCCGCCGCGAGCGGACGACCCTCGCGCTCCTGGAGCTCACTCCCGGCGCCGGCGGCACGGTCGGCTACCGCAAGGTCCGCACCCTGGACCTGCCCGCCGCCTTCCGCCTCCCGAACGGCACGTCGTGGTCCCCCTGCGCCGAGCCCGGTGAACTGCCGCAGGTCGAGGGCATGGTGGTCGATCCGGACAACGGCACGCTGTACGCGGGCCAGGAGGACGTCGGCATCTGGCGGCTGCGCGCCGACCTGACCGGCGCGCCGAAGCTCGTCGACAAGGTCCGCGAGTACGGCGTCCCGGCCACGTACGACGAGGCGACCGAGAAGTGCGTCGCGGGCGCCGACCCGGGCTACGGCGGCAAGCGGCTGACGGCCGACGTGGAGGGCCTGACGCTGGTCACCGAGCCCGGCGGCGACGGCTACCTGCTGGCGTCCAGTCAGGGGGACAACACCTTCGTGGCCTACGACCGCGAGGTGTCCGACCACAACGAGTACGAGGGCGGTTTCCGCGTCACCGCGGCCTCGGCGGCCCTCGACGGCTCGGAGGAGTGCGACGGAGCCGCCGCGCTGGCGGCGCCGCTGGGCGCCAAGTACCCGAAGGGCCTGCTCGTCGTGCAGGACGGCCACGACACTCCCGAGGACGCCGAACGCCCCTCGACCGGCTTCAAGTTCGTCGACCTCGGGGACGTGCTGAAGGCCGTGGACGGCTGA